From a single Streptomyces sp. NBC_01264 genomic region:
- a CDS encoding glycosyltransferase family 39 protein has protein sequence MTSHISAGIRRRPYLVWLVPVLWTVALGLWGLSRQNSVWRDEAATWQVAARSPGEIWHLLGNVDAVHGLYYLLMHVLFEVFGASTTTLRLPSVLAVAVAAGCVALIGRRLAGPWAGLGGGLALALLPAVQFQLQEGRSYALIAGGAGLSTLLLISVVPLVPLVSPVSRTSAAGAGPGRRTWPRWTAYGALVLVCALLNWFSLLILPAHAVTLWWARAGRAVVAPWLLASGAAVAGALPLILFSRTQSGQVSWIPPLTWHMMIGPGVLLAVGALGAWADLRGGPRTGPTTGPTTGLPPRLTAASVGLPLLAVPLLGLAAASLIQPLFLDRYVLFSMLGLALLIGAALGAAVRALAPRYPRASGALVPAVVAVSAVGLLPVALADRSPASRVDDVLAVAGEVSALKRDGDAVLFVPAARRDTALVSPGAFAGLTDLALVRSPAESGTLKGEEASPARISAALREQRRVLLVTDSGKKARPSGSAADRAKAAVLRAEFTVVEDRQVRGRRVTVYERRG, from the coding sequence ATGACTTCGCACATATCAGCCGGCATCCGGCGCCGGCCGTACCTCGTGTGGCTGGTTCCGGTCCTCTGGACGGTGGCGCTCGGACTGTGGGGGCTGTCCCGGCAGAACAGCGTCTGGCGGGACGAGGCGGCGACCTGGCAGGTGGCCGCGCGCTCCCCCGGTGAGATCTGGCACCTCCTCGGGAACGTGGACGCCGTCCACGGCCTGTACTACCTGCTGATGCACGTGCTCTTCGAGGTGTTCGGGGCGAGCACGACCACCCTGCGCCTGCCCTCGGTACTCGCGGTCGCGGTCGCCGCCGGCTGTGTGGCCCTCATCGGGCGCCGGCTGGCGGGCCCGTGGGCGGGGCTGGGCGGCGGGCTGGCCCTCGCGCTGCTGCCGGCCGTGCAGTTCCAGCTCCAGGAGGGCCGGTCGTACGCGCTGATCGCGGGCGGCGCCGGACTGTCGACCCTGCTCTTGATCTCGGTCGTCCCGCTCGTCCCGCTCGTATCGCCGGTCTCACGGACATCGGCCGCCGGAGCCGGTCCCGGGCGGCGGACGTGGCCGCGCTGGACGGCGTACGGGGCCCTCGTGCTGGTCTGCGCCCTGCTGAACTGGTTCTCCCTGCTGATCCTGCCCGCCCACGCGGTGACCCTCTGGTGGGCGCGGGCCGGGCGCGCTGTCGTGGCGCCCTGGCTGCTCGCCTCGGGGGCGGCCGTGGCGGGGGCGCTGCCGCTGATCCTGTTCAGCCGGACCCAGTCCGGGCAGGTCTCCTGGATACCGCCGCTGACCTGGCACATGATGATCGGCCCGGGCGTCCTGCTGGCGGTCGGCGCGCTGGGTGCCTGGGCGGACCTCCGGGGCGGGCCGCGCACCGGGCCGACCACCGGGCCGACCACCGGCCTCCCGCCCCGGCTGACGGCGGCCTCGGTCGGGCTGCCGCTGCTGGCGGTGCCGCTGCTGGGGCTGGCCGCCGCCTCCCTGATCCAGCCGCTGTTCCTGGACCGGTACGTGCTGTTCTCCATGCTGGGTCTGGCGCTGCTGATCGGTGCGGCGCTGGGCGCGGCCGTACGGGCCCTCGCGCCCCGGTACCCGAGGGCGTCGGGCGCGCTCGTGCCGGCCGTGGTCGCGGTCTCGGCGGTGGGGCTGCTGCCCGTGGCTCTGGCCGACCGGTCTCCGGCCAGCCGGGTGGACGACGTCCTGGCGGTGGCCGGGGAGGTGTCGGCGCTGAAGCGGGACGGCGACGCGGTGCTCTTCGTCCCGGCGGCCCGGCGGGACACCGCGCTGGTCTCGCCCGGGGCGTTCGCCGGCCTGACGGACCTCGCGCTGGTCCGGAGCCCCGCGGAGTCGGGGACCCTCAAGGGCGAAGAGGCCTCCCCGGCACGGATCTCGGCGGCCCTGCGCGAGCAGCGGCGGGTCCTCCTGGTGACGGACTCGGGGAAGAAGGCCAGGCCCTCCGGCTCCGCGGCGGACCGGGCGAAGGCGGCCGTGCTGCGGGCGGAGTTCACCGTGGTGGAGGACCGGCAGGTCCGCGGCCGCCGGGTGACGGTGTACGAGCGGCGCGGCTGA